Below is a genomic region from Eupeodes corollae chromosome 1, idEupCoro1.1, whole genome shotgun sequence.
TATCGTGGTGCAAAAGCCATGTATTGTTTTAACATATATCTAAGCGTTTTTTCGGATTGCTTTAGGCAAACTTCGAATAACTTTAAGGTAATACCTTAACCGTACGACCTTGTGGTAAGATCTCTTGATTCACTATGCCATTTTAATCGAAGAACAGTAagcaaaaccttcacatttCATTGAACTTGACGTGCTTTCTGTCGCTCTTGGTGACGTTGATTGCTTCCATATGGACGATTGTGCTTTGGTTTCGATATCATAACCGTGTACCCATGTTTTATCACCTGTTACGACCCTTTCAAGCAAACTTGGATCGTCGTTGACGTCATTTAACAGCTCCTGAGCGATGTTCATGCGATTGTTTTTCTGGTCAACAAAGTAAAAACGCCGAGCTTATAAAAACACGTCGAACCTTAGCAACTACTACCGACAAATTTAACAGTGAATATAGCTGAAAATTGCATCGTACTTTAGGGACATGTATACcaacacaatacaaaacaaattttgaccttCGGACTCTCCAGACccgcgaaatttaaaaattccgggtactttttgaacacacctcgtataTAAATAGTGAGATATTAAAATGATATAAACTGTATCTATAAGATTTGTACTTTTCTAATCagcatattattttttaaagatatttggcCTGAAAAACACTTGTATCTTCATTTCTTAAATaagtattttccaaaaatctaaCGTGATGAGGTGAAATTGCAATTCAGGACATCattggaaaaatattgttttgtttcagaaaattgattattattttgttgcccttttttgaaaatagtacCAATTGCTATCTGCTGGTGCTCGTCCatgtttaatataaaagaacttactttttttattccaatatTGAGCATGCCTTAAAATGTTTCTGCTAcgattgttgttgtattttattcaaagaaattttaaaaaaagtaaataattaaattcttttctcAAGTTGTTCATTTAGATTCatcgtatttattttaattataaaaatatcataatttttaaagagacaAGCCTTTCACCACAAGagtattgaaaaaatcaaatttacattgGATTCGCTCGATGTAGCCGAGTCAGTGTAAGCGGCGTGTTTAAGCTCTGTGGACTACATCCATGTGATACAGTTCAAGATTGAATCTTCTCCATTCACCCTCTTCGCATATGGGACCAAATATCCGACGAAGGATTTTTCTCTTGAATGTATCCAGTGTCCGTAAAGTAGAACTGGTAAAATTGAAGTATTGTATAAGTGCATGACTTTGTCTTTGGAGAAAGGAGATTTGAACTATTATTTTGCCAAACCGAAATAGAAGCTTTTCGATAGTGCAATTCTTCGTCGGATTTCTACTAAGGTGTCGTTCGTGGAATAGATATTTGCTTCTTGACTACCTCGAAATTATTGCTACCAACAGTGAGGTTTTGTCCTAAGCGGGGGATAGATGAGGCTGTTTTTATTGAGGGCATATCTTTTGTTGTGTCTTCATGCACTTCAAGACCAACGCGTCTCGTCTGTTCATCTATAGCTAAGAATGCTCCTGGAACAGCTCGTTTGGAGCAACCGATTATGTCGATATCGTCTGCATAGCCAATCCAAGTTTTGAAGACCTTTTAAAGACAGTGCCATATAGGTTAACATTATTCTTACGCACTACCTACTCCAGATctatgttaaagaaatcactTGATAGGGCATACACTAAGTATTTTGTAACGTCACGCAGCATAGCTGGATTAATTTTTTCGAGACCCCGAGTACAGACATGGCCAATAGAAGCTCTTTGGCAACTTTTGCTAGCATATGCTGTTTTAAAGGCAATGACAAGATGGTGGTCCTCGACTTGAAATTCGTTGGCCAGGATTTGctttaatgtaaatatttggtctGTAGATGATCTGCCTACTCTAACGCCAGACTGTTGCCGATCATAGTGTTGCAAAAAGATTTAAGACACACATCTTGTAGTCAAATGTATGACTCTTTAATGTTTCCAGGACATATGATCGCCTTTTTGTGAATGGACATATTAAACTATTTGATTAGTCATCGATCATACTTTTCTTTTCCAGCACTTGGTTGATTAGCTGGTACCTCACACAATATTTGCAGAACTCAGCAGTTAGGCCATCCGAGCAGGgggatttgtttttcttaagctTGCGGGCGACTTATTTAAACACTTCAATATTGGGCAATAGGACTGGGTTTTCATGTAACAGAACCCAGTAGGGGGAAACTAAGGAAGGTTATCACTTATTTTGTCCATAGAGAGAACTGGGTGACTTAATTTTAATCttcaaattaacaatttaaaaacatcttCCCTCTGAAACTATTTTTCGTAAATTACAGAACGTGCTTAACTATCGTTTTCATTGGAAAGAAAGACATTGATGGAGATTACAAAAACGTTATCTCACTCGTGTAGCTAAAGTTGTTATCtccaaaattagaaaaatcgaGTTACATTGTTCCATCTCGTGGCATAAggttatataatttaatttgatcagGAGTTGCCAAAACCGTAGATAGTcacgattgtttttttttcagtaaaaacaaatatattaaatctacatattttcaatatatacACAATTTTAACTCAAttccttttctattttaatCAGATGCTGATGGATCTTAATAGCAAAGGACTAGCAATAGATAGTTCTCATATCAAAGGAAAGGAATTGGAAGAGTTTACGAGAAAATTCAATCTGCTAACCCCCGACGAACTTAGAGAATCCCTGGAAATAGATAGCTCTGCTTTTCTGGCTGTCCTCAATCAATGTGTTCAATGTGTCGGATGTCGTCGCAGTGTTGAACGATTGTTCTATCAGCTAACACTGTCCGGACATCCGACACTTGATCCGATTGTTCTAAAAAGCTCTGTTATATTGAGCATAGCTGAGGAAAAAATGAAGACACCACAAACACTGGGGACATTGCTTTATCGACACCACGAAGTTCTTAACAATTTAGTTGAAAGTAAATTGCGTAACAAGACCCGGTGTGTGTTGCATTCATTAGATGCATTTCGCTCGAAGCCATTCTCCGAGACATGGCGTGAAGTGTGGTCGTCTATGAAGCAAAGATGCCGCGAAGAACTATCTGTGATTAAAGATACTGAATTACATGAAGTGCTGgagaattatttaaagaaacataAATTCTGTCAAGGATGTAGAGCTAAAGtgtgtattttgttgttcttaatttatatttaccaGTTTGCTTAtggtaacatttttgtattagaTTGAAAAAGCCTATAACATCCTGGTGGGAGAGACAACAACGAAAGAGAAAGGATTCGTTGCAGCACTTTATGCTAATATCAAAAAGTGCCAACCTGAGCAACATATTCATGTTCAAACTAAGGCTGATTTTATCGACACCCTTATTCGGCGAGCTGAACCGGAGGTCAATGGAAGGTGAGTctattttcctttaaaattattttttttagatgaaaGAGTAGAACGCAGTAATACCTGTGGCGTGATAGTCAGTGCGTAagactatcatgccagaggtccttcaacagtaattcttgtcataaaaagtgctttcttaaaatagccgttcggattcggctttgaATTGTAAGTCTCCTCACACATTGTGTCCCTAGTCACAGAGACCACACACAGTTCTCACAATTACTCAATTCCTATAAATCGCATTCAAGGCACATGACAGTTCGATTACGAACAAGTGTTCCGAATGTGTCATGTATATTGTTCTACAATCATAGGAACTCCAATCGAACTATTTCAACCAAATAAGCACAATACAATAAGGGATCATATTGCAATACTAACCCATCGTAGTGCAACTATgtcaagtttttagttttatttcttctttcttaTAAAATAGATACAATTATCAACTTAAATATAATAGTAAAGCAAGAATAATTCCTATGAAAAAAAGTAATGTATAAATAAGTTTactatttaaataagaaaaaaagaaatatatttagatACAATTTGTTGTCTTACGACAATTGTCGAAAGTATCGAGcaacttcaaaaatatacaaaattttaaaaggaataaTATTCAACAGATGTTGTGGAGTGAAATGTcgaatatagaaaaaaaataataatataagaaTAACAGCAAAATAAAGtaatacatttaaaagattACATAATAGgaataataaatatatgaaaaattcaaactaaGATTCTAATTAAGCCATGAATGTCATTAAAATCATAGTTAAAAAGCTATTCTTTAATCTTCTTGTTAAAAGAGTATATAGAGCCAATAGACCGAATATTAGAGGtctattaaaaaagtgttgagAATGATGTGCAGGTATGAACGCAAGATTTCTTTCACTACTACGCAATGTATAAACAGAAGTAAAACGAAAACCACTCCTTAAatagaatattttcaaaactttatagaAGTGCAGATGTTTTAGGGGGAGTATGCCCGAGTTAACAAACAACGAAAAACTATGATCAAGtcatcttttctttcaaatgtttcttaaaatatgcTTTTGAGTTATTAACAGGAGTTGAATGTAGCTTTTATATGTACCGCCCCGACATACAATACCATATTGCAGTTTAGATTAAACGAGACCATAATAGAAAGTTTCAAGAATTCTTCGGCAGCAAAGTTTTCTtaagtgaaaaaatatttatgtggtTGAAAGTATTTCTTGATTGCTTGTGTTTGAGGTTTCCAATTCATTTTACTGTCAattgttaggttaggttggagtggctgtccagatgtcattgacgcacgtagacctcaagggtccattgtgataccactaaagatgttactcatgggagagtaatgaatttaaacaaaccatttcgtacttttaataaagttagagagacgttttgtttcaatcgttgccagtttactggtattatcgaagaagggattaccgataaagttattccttctaatggagagtgctggacatgtacatagaaggtgttggactgtttcctcttcctcctcgtccatgcagcttctacaaaagtcatttgtgtagacccctagcctcagagcatgtcttcctagtAGGCAGTGTCCTGtcattactccaattgtagagcttatactttgtactcagggatatcaagccttttgaccgttttaagtctatgcttggccatatttgcttggttgctaggcaggtggtactctgtgaccatctagcatttgttgattctagagcatagtgcttgagaagatatttgcatgtagcaagtggtgttaatatgttatgtttttgtctaacatcaggcagaagtgttccgtttttggcgagctcatcggctttgcaatttcccggaatgtctctgtggcccggcacccaaatgaggtgaatgttaaactgttccgtcatctcattcagagatgatcgacaatcgtggactgtttgagagtttatGGAGACAGACGctagagatttaagagcggcttggctgtccgagaagattcgtatatccttgcaagataaaacgttttctttgagccattatagtgcttctttaatagccattacttctgcctttaatacactacattgattgggaattctataggatagactgagattcagttgttccaaatatataccacttccaactccgtgatcggtctttgaaccgtctgtatagaagtgtaccgcatcgtcttccaggggtctctcttcttcccaggaggatcttgaataccatttttggggtggtatagtctaagcgatctgggatagatctgaaactgtctagaatagtagtatttccagtattgttactgttccattgagaggtggctctaagcctcacacatgagtagGCTGCCagcattttggagaagatgtcaagagttGTTAGGCTTataagcacttccagtgctgcggttggtgttgagcgaagtgctcctgtgatgcacatacctgctgaccgctggactttgatgagcttatttagatttaccattttgtccagtgcggtccaccatacgacagctccataaatgagtatcggtctgattaccgaagtgtatagccagtgggttatttttggggagaagccccattttgatcctatgggctttttacaagtaaaaagcgctacagtagccctttttaactctttcatcaatatttgccttccaatttagttttttgtctaaaatgaggcctaaatgtttagcttggtcggaaaagcttaatggtattcctttaatcttgggtgggctaatctgaggaattttatatcttctcgaaaagagtattatgttttatgtggattgacgtccaagccacattgcttagcccattttgttagcctatttaaggcattttgtaggagttccgagagaactccaatgatgtaagtaggtcgtttacacCCACCTTGGtgggtgcctcgattcaccgatctggtggtagtaaaacttctcatgctagaagtaattgtcctgcttttgagcatgagacttataagatctatgagtgatttctctaatttcagcttatccatttctgttgtgatcgcctggtaactgacgttgttgaaagttcctggagatttatatggatcaaagctgtctatggcccattgcactTTTTCCcacgttattagatcaactaaatcccttgtagaagcttgagactctgatgttaattGTTAaaccaagatatttaaattcagTTACATTTTCAATATGGAAACACTGCGAAGAACAAACTAAATCAATGCAGCTGGATATATTGAAGCTATTACAAGTAGAACTgtttaaagaaaagtttttacaaTGAATGCTATGTAGAACGAGAGCAGGAGAACTGCCATCAGGAAAACGTggattaaaaaacattattttagttttttcactcAAAAGAAATTTGTGCGTCGCAAACCAATGTCTTAATAATTCCAAATCATGGTTAATGTCTGAAAGCAGGTATAACAAGGATTAACTAGAATAAACACAAGCTATAACATCAGCAAAACCCGTTTTAGTtccctttaaattttaaataaaaatcgaattaatataAACAAGGAATAAAATCGGGCCATGGactgatccttgaggaacacctacATATATCAATACTACGACTTTCACTAAAATGCTTACCTATTCTAAccttttgttttctatatttaagaaaggaagaaaACCAATCGGGAATAAAGCCCCTAAAACCTGCTCTATCTAATTTTCTTAGCAATATGTCATGGTCGACCGTATCGAAagccttttttatataaataaatagagcAGCAGTGTACTTTTTTCGGTCTATACTCTCATATACATTAgaacaattatttaataatacatCCTCGGTTGAATTTTCTGCCCTAAAACCATATTGGtttgagcttaaaaaaaaaggaagagaatCGAGTTAAGTAaggattttagtttttataactttttcaaaaattttagagaaaaccTATAGAAGAGAAATAGGCCTATAATTGTTAACATACTttttgtcaccttttttaaaaataggaataACCTCAGCTATTTTCAAacctttaaaaacacttttattataTAAGTGAGTTAAGATATCTAAAATATTAAAGGAAacgtttttggtaaaattattcGAAAAGCTATTGAATGTAAAGGAATCAGAGTTGTCCAGAGCATGTATGGCTTTAAATACTTCAAAAGAAGATATAGGCTCAAAATAGAAACTATTAAAATGATAGAGATCATTGAAATAACCCAGCATCACTTAGTGTGTGTCATATGTTGATGTTGCACTATTGTATTCTTATttgttaaacaaacaaactgtgTCAAGTGAATGGAAATAGAATGCGTGGTTGACCTGGAGGAAGTGACGATCTAGGCAAGAGGTAGCGTAAGGAATGATGAGTAGAAGTTTGGTCACTCTGTTTCGAAGACTAAAACGGgcaagttcttttattttacttttttttgaaaaatataacaacattcTTGACTTATTCTTTATTTCTTACCCTGAAAAGTACACTAACAGTGTTCTTTCTACTCTATGCACATTGGACAACTGTGTTTTATCTTCTTATTTCTCGTGCCAACATCTCTTAGTTAACAAAACACTATTCAGAGAACCGTTTGGCCAactatgagaaagccaactgggacggtctcaacaatTGTATTGAAATCTTTAaatggtcactatgcttccccAATAGTGACGTTTACTCCAGTGCAGATACGATTAGACATTTTATTCTTTTGGGCATGAAACTTTTATCCTGAAAAGGTTTAGAGCATAAGCCCCAAAAAGCACATGGTTTGGTTTGGGCTGCGAGGAGGTTATTAAAGTTAATgagttgttttaaagccaaataaactgaggaaaaccggtgTCAGTCGTTAAAAaaatgaggaattcttcctcgaTTCCTAAGCTCGTTGTTAAAGGAAAAGCAAATCTAAAATTCAACGATACCAAAGAGTGCAATGACTTCGCCTGTACTTGATAGCTTAGTTGAATTAATGATTCCAGTATTCCGACAGTCATTCAAGatctttgtaaaaaattatcCGCCGATCGCATTTACGTCACTTTCTTTAAAGaacatggaaacgctgatcaactatcaacttaagaaatatctcggaGGCCGGAGGCTTTTTCATGAATAGCAGTACGGCTTGCGCAGCAATAGATTCACTAATGAtctcatgattttttttaacgaacaGTGAAAGAAATCTTGCATTCTTTcaaagaaagtaagattattgcgcttgacatttcaaaagtatttgctaaaattttgatTCAAGCTTTCTTTAACGCGTGCCCTTGCTTTTGACAAAATCCCTCCTTTTTTTGGatagaaattacttttcggaCCGTTCTATAAAtgttttggatgggttcaagtctgaaaaacacaaaattaaatctgCCTTGCCTCGGGGCTCTGTCAAGACTCCCACATTCTCTAATTTGTATGAACAATCTCCTGTCTCAAACCTTTACTCCACTTACCTGACGATAGTTCcctcagattttcatattcttCTTTAGATTAACAACCctgctcttcggatgtggacctTCGACGGCAATGAgcgataagctcattaaattctaaccTAGATAGCATTGTTAAATGGGGAAACAAAAATCGAGTAGAATTTTCTATTAAGGCGAGTTTGTTGACACTGGGTCGGAAATAGCTTCCGTCATAGTTCTTCTGACtttcttgaatttaaacttAACTGCTgtcatataattttatattgatgaaaaatttatcattttcagCTACACTAAGCAAAGAGAGCGTCATGCAAAGACCTTAGAAATCGCCCAAGAAGAGGTGCTAACATGCGTCGGGATGATAATGTACGAGCGTCTGCGCCGAATCTATGTAAGCTTAAGAGAAGAAGAACGAGCATGTCAGGTTCTAGCTGCAGTTGGCGTTCATGCTCTGTGCCGAAGCTTTGACATGTCAGTGGAGAAAAAACAGGGCATTAGTAACTTGGAGTTGCTTTATAATGAAATAAGTCGAGAAGAGAAGGCCAAGGAGCATAAGCGTGAACAGAAAAAactcaagaagaagaaaaagaagaacgaGAAGAAAAATAGCTATAGGACATGTGACAATAGTATTGTGGACGATTCAATCGATCTGGAAGAGGAAGATGTAGATGAACATGAGCatgaagaagaagacgaagagGAAATGAGCAATTTGCAAAAAGAGAAATGTATCGACTGCAGTGAGGACATTAACGTTTGTCCTTGCGAAAGTGACGGTGATGTGTGTACGAAGCTTTTGGATGCCGGATATGGCTCGGATCCGAATGCCAACTCGGGGACATCTAGCACAGCGAGCACTCCCGAGGGATCGGAGGTGTCTTGCTCGGACGGATTTTGTAATCACGATCGGCATAATAATGAAACGGACTTTGTAATTGACAAATTTGATTCGTCAAACAATCATTTTGAAAACGACCCGTTTGGAGCGTGCGGTCGAGAGAAGAATTTAAGTTTGTTGCAAATGCttgtaagtattttattttaaattctttaaaattaaattccaagatttttaatttgttgtgtttttatgaatttcaggaGGATTTTGATGACATGGAAGACGAAGAAAACTGTTACATTCCCAATGAAGTCGTAATGGAGTATCAATGTCACCAGGAAAAGGTCAATCAACAGCGACAGGAGTTGCGAGAGACTCTCAAGCAAAAATTTGCCGCAATGTGTATGAAAAAGCGTGTTCAGCTGGGAGTAAtagatattaataaataaaaaaaatacaaaaaacaaaacaatgttataagtaaaaagtctaacttaaatatacaaatacaagctttttattatttttaaagcaagtGCCAACGCACTTTTCTTGtaccaaaataaaagaagaaaacaaaatgattttaacaatttctgcATTCTTCGTGAAATGGTTCCAATGTTCTTAGGTCTCTCCAGGTGGGTGGTAGTCCATTGCTTACATGTTTTCCACATCGTCTGCAAGGTTCGATAAATAACTTGCCGTAGCTGTTGAACCatgtctaaaattaattttaaatttgtatgtttttgttcggttaaaaaatagaatagatTTTTTACCATATAACTCTTGACAGCCAAGTCTGGAAGAGTTGGTGAAAAGAAGTGTAACATAGCAGAGTGAGTGTGTTCCTGGACTTTTCTAAATACTTCATATCTTGATTCAGCCCATAGGTCATCGACATCTAAGGGCTCATCTACACCTTTGACTGTGACCCATTCAATTAAAACACCTTTACAAACGATTGCAGCCTTCAAGACCCGAGCTATGTTGaccttacataaataaaataaatgaatatttgagaaaacttttataaaatttat
It encodes:
- the LOC129939867 gene encoding gametogenetin-binding protein 2-like translates to MARLTNVYHAENINSVKIGRRQLPVIAGDNLMMLMDLNSKGLAIDSSHIKGKELEEFTRKFNLLTPDELRESLEIDSSAFLAVLNQCVQCVGCRRSVERLFYQLTLSGHPTLDPIVLKSSVILSIAEEKMKTPQTLGTLLYRHHEVLNNLVESKLRNKTRCVLHSLDAFRSKPFSETWREVWSSMKQRCREELSVIKDTELHEVLENYLKKHKFCQGCRAKIEKAYNILVGETTTKEKGFVAALYANIKKCQPEQHIHVQTKADFIDTLIRRAEPEVNGSYTKQRERHAKTLEIAQEEVLTCVGMIMYERLRRIYVSLREEERACQVLAAVGVHALCRSFDMSVEKKQGISNLELLYNEISREEKAKEHKREQKKLKKKKKKNEKKNSYRTCDNSIVDDSIDLEEEDVDEHEHEEEDEEEMSNLQKEKCIDCSEDINVCPCESDGDVCTKLLDAGYGSDPNANSGTSSTASTPEGSEVSCSDGFCNHDRHNNETDFVIDKFDSSNNHFENDPFGACGREKNLSLLQMLEDFDDMEDEENCYIPNEVVMEYQCHQEKVNQQRQELRETLKQKFAAMCMKKRVQLGVIDINK